CTTGGCAAATGTATAGAATATCAGCAAGTTCCAGTTCGGTTTTTTTCGCGCTTTTCTCCTCAAGTTGACTTCATAAGAGAATTTGCTTTTTCTAGACAGCTAACTGCGTGGTTGTGGCAACATGTTTCCAATTATGACTTACTACATATCCACGCTATTTTTTCCTATGCTTCAACGGCGGCAATGGCGATCGCTCGTCTTCGAGGTATTCCCTATATTATTCGACCATTGGGACAACTTTGCGAATGGTCGCTTCAGCAAAGTGCTTACAAAAAACAAATTTATCTCAACTTGATTGAACGGGCTAACCTCAACTCAAGTCGGGCGCTTCACCTCACTTCTTTTCAAGAACAGCAAGAAGTTTCTCGTTTAGCACTGGACGTTCCTAGCTTTGTCCTACCCCACGGACTCTCTGTTCCTTCTCTTATCCCCAACGCCCGCGATCGACTCCGGCAACATCTTAATATTCCAGCAGATGAACCTATAATTTTATTTTTATCCCGTCTGCATCCCAAAAAAGGACTAGACTATCTGATTCACGCTTTAGGCAAACTCACAGATTACCGTTTCACTTTCGTTGTGGCAGGTAGTGGTGATCAAGAATACGAAGCGGAAATTGAGTCTCTTGCAGTTTCAACCGGCATTCGCGATCGCACTCATTTTGTGGGATTTGTGGCTGGAGAAACCAAAAACCTGTTTATCCAAGGTTCAGATTTATTTGCCCTGACATCCCACGCTGAAAACTTTGGCATTGCAGTTTTAGAGGCTTTAGCTGTTGGTGTTCCCGTCGTTGTGACTCCTGGTGTCGCTTTAGCTACTGTTGTTGGAGAAAATCAACTAGGTTATGTTCCCGAACTCGATGTGCTGGCGATCGCTCAAGCTATTGAACAGCATCTCACTCATCCTCAAGCAGCTAAAGATATGGGCGATCGCGCTCGAGTCATGATTCGAGAACAATACACTTGGGACAAAATAGCAGCAAAAATGGTTGAGATTTATCAAACTATTATTTTTAAATCTTAATTATTTGCAAATTGAAAACCAATTTCATAGTACAGCAGGCAGTACATTAGAGGATGTCTAAAACATTATATACTAACTGCCTATTAAGCATCAATTCCCATGTATATATCAGATAAATAATATCTAGATATCAAGCACCAATTATGGTATTGTAGTACTGGTCTAGTAACTTGATTTCATTATTATGTAATCAAATTGCTAGATAAATACTCCAATACTTTTTTAATTGTTGCCGACAATCTTCTAGCAATGGAAACGAAAATAGCCAGATACGTCCGATTAATCAAACAAGCTTTGACTGATTACAAATGGACTTTATACTATTTTCAAATGCTGATTTTAAACCCAAATTATCGAAGATTAATAGGAAATTTATTATGCTGTTTACTTCCCAAAAGTTCCAAAGGCAAAATTAATCTTGAAATTCAAAAAGATGTTCAATTTTTGAAAGAAAATGGATTGTTAATCTTGGAAAGTTTTGTAAAAAAGACTCAAATTGAAGATATGAAGTCATATTTATCTCCAAAGTTATGCATGGATCGTCAACGACCAGGAAATGAGACATTTTTCGCCCCAAGATTAGCTCCTAAATCCTGTATTCATGCCTATTATAAACTTGAGGAGATAGTTAATATCCCCCATGTATTAGAGCTGGCCAACGACACAAGAATTTTAACCATAATCGAGGAGATATTTGGAGCAAAGCCAACAATTTCTATGATACACATCTGGTGGTTATTGTCTGGCTTTGATACTCATGCAAATTTAGATGAACGATATTTTACACATCCCGGAGAATTTCATAGAGATGTGGATGATTGGTCAGAAATTAAGTTGTTTATCTATTTAAGTGATGTAGATGAAGGTTCTGGCCCTCATGCATATATTAAAAAGTCCCACACATGGTTACTCCCACCTAGAAAGAGAGATCTAGACATTAATAATCCTGATTTCCCCATCAAAGATAACTTAATAAAACTTACTGGTGAAGCAGGCTTCGCTTGGCTTGAGAATAGCTATGTACTCCACCGATCTCTGGTTCCTCAAAATAAGCATCGGTTGATTGTAGCAGTAACTTACACCTTGTTTCCATTACCATTTGGGCCTAAAATTCCTTTAAGGTCATGTGCAGATCCCAATCAATTCGATCCCTACATCAATAGAATCTATTTAAAATATCGGTAATTGAGTAGGGTTAGTTTCAGATATGTTTGCCTTAATATCTTACACCAAAAATTTTGGTATATTGGTTGCACAGGCTCTAGGTGTAGGTATTCCCGTTCTTTTTACTCCTGGTATTGTTCAACAAAAGCAACTGGTTTATGTACCAGAATTGGATGTGTTAGCGCTCGTACCCATAATTTATACGTGAATTCGATGAACTTCTCCCCAACTCCTCTCCGACCCGGCTACCTTGTACACACAAGCCCTTATAAGAAGAGAGGTTTGGAGAGGGTTTTTTTTAATCCGTCAAACTCACGTTAATTATTGCTAATCACTTTTGTTGCTCTATCTGTTAAAATCATTTTTTTAACTTTTATCATAAGTGAAATTTAATTATAAAAAATAAAAAAAACTGGCGAAATTTTGTTAAATGAATAAAAATAATTGGAAAACTCTTAGCTCACCTTATATGGCTTTGAGCCTGTGCTTACTTGTATCTTTCCCCTTATTTTTTTTGAGAGGGATTGGCGTATTTGATGACTCTGTATTTCTCAAAATTGGGGAATTAATTCTTAATGGATTAGTTCCATATCGAGATGTATTTGATAATAAACCTCCAGGAATCTATTATCTGGGTGCTGCGATCGCTGCCATCGGCAACAGTCATTGGCTAGCACCACGAATTTTTTTGTTTGTATTTGCTGCTGTTTTCGGCGTGTGGGTAATTAGATATACTAGCAAATACTGGGGTAGTTTAGCAGCGTATCTAGTCGCTTGGATATTTGGACTATCTTATACCATTGCCCAAGGCTATAGCTTTCATACAGACCAGTTCTGTGCTTTTTTTGGGTTTGCTGCGATCGCGGCAATCTCTGGAGAACGTCGTCACGTGAAAAGTTCATGGTTATTGTGCGGAATTTCCATTAGTATTGCCCTTCTTTTCAAACAAGTAGCTGTGATTTATTTAGCAGCAATTATCTTTGCTCAACTCGCCGCCAGTCTGGCAAAAAAATTGTCTTGGCAATCCCTATTCAGTCGCTGCATAATGCTGATATCTGGATTTGCCATCATCCCTGGAATAGTGGTTGCTGTCATTCTCTGGAACGGAATCTGGCAAGACTTTTATGATGCAGTTTTTATCAGTATACCCGTAGCACAAAAATCTATTAATCTGTCTGATACATTTAATTTATGGATCAAAGTACCATCTATCTGGTTAGCTATAGCGTGTTTTTTAATTTTAATTATAGACAAAAAGCTGCGTCTTCTTTTACAAAAAAATGATTATTTTTCTGAACTACTGTTATTAATAGTAGTTGGAGTTTTATCTGTATTGCCAACTCTCAGTCAAGTTAGTAATACACACTACACTGGCGCATCTCTCGTTTTTATGGCAATTATTAGTTCCATAATTTTAAGTAGTTATTTTCAACTCAATAAAAGCAGATTGAATTACAAAAAAAGTCAACTTTTATTCATATCTATTATCACATCTATATTACTCACCTATACTTTTGGCATCATTTGGGGTGGAACAATGATGATTAGCCAGAATCGTCTATCTATAGATCTGGCACAAATGCATGAAATTAGAAGTGTATTAAATCTTTATCTATCCTCCACAGATAAAATATTAACTCTGTCGGATAATGCCGCTAGAATTTATTACATGAGTGGACGTATACCATTAATAAAATATATTTATTATTATGGTTCTGGCTGGCTGAATAGTAAGATACCAAGTCTTGACGATTCGGCAAAGCTACTGGCGTCAGGTACAGCACCAGGAGCAATTATAGAAATGCCATTAAATCAAGAACAACCTTTAAATAATTATAAAAAATATCAAGTAATTGAACCATCCAACAGTATTAATCTGGTTCAACAAACCCGTACTATTATCTTGATTCGCGGAGATTTATATGAAAAAAAACTTTAATATTTATTCATTATAAATAAAAGCACAAAATATCTTATGTTATCGTCAGACATAACTTCACTAATCCTTACTTACAACGAAGCTCCAAATATTCGTCGCACTCTCCAGAGTCTCACCTGGGCAAAGTCAATTGTGGTAATTGATAGTTTTAGTACCGATGAAACTTTAGAGATTTTACACTGCTATTCGCAAGTACAAGTTTTTCAAAGGCAATTTGATTCCTTTGCATCTCAGTGTAATTATGGTTTAGCAAAAATTGCATCCGAATGGGTGCTTTCTCTGGATGCTGATTATGTCTTAACTGATGAGCTAATTAATGAAATTAAAACACTGCCAATAGAGTCTGATGCAGACAGCTACAGTGTCAGATTCAAGTATTGTATCTTTGGTAAACCTTTGCGTGGTACTCTACTTCCGCCCCGAAAGGTACTCTATAAAAAACAAAAAGCGATTTACAAAGATGATGGACATGCCCATCGGGTTTGGGTGGGGGGTAAATCGAGTATGCTATCTGGTTATATTCATCATGACGATCGCAAACCCCTAAGCCGCTGGTTGTGGGCACAGGATCGCTACATGGTGATTGAAGCTAAAAAAATACTAGAAACTACAGAAAATGAACTTAGTTTTAGCGATCGCATTCGTAAACAAAAAATCCTGGCACCCTTGATCATTTTAGTTTACTGTCTGATTCTCAAAGGCGGTATTCTTGATGGTTGGCATGGTTGGTACTATGCACTCCAGCGCGTTTTAGCAGAAATTTTACTAGCAATTAGACTATTGGAGTTAGAAAAATTAGAGCAAACAAATATGTAAAATCATTGTTATTCAGTTAATCTTGTTCTAACTCATTCAATCTTTTGTAATCAACCTAATAAATTCAGAGTAAAACTTATATGAACATCTTAGGAATCAATGCTTACCACGGTGATGCCTCTGCTAGCTTGATCCAAAATGGTCAGCTGGTTGCCGCAGTTGAAGAAGAACGGTTTAATAGAGTCAAACATTGGGCTGGATTTCCCGCAGAATCCATCCGCTATTGCCTGAAAGTTGGTGGTATTAGTGCCGCAGACTTGGATCATGTAGCAGTATCCTTTAACCCCAAAGCCAACCTGAATCGTAAACTCCTGTTCACCCTGCAACAACGTCCCTCTCTATCGTCACTGCTAGATAGATTCAACAAACAGAGTAAATCTGGCAGCCTCCAGCAGCAGTTAGCAGATGCCTGCTACTGTCAACCGCAAGACATCAAAGCCACTATCCATTCACTGGAACACCACACAACTCACCTCGCCAGTGCCTTCTTTATTTCCCCTTTTGAAAAAGCAGCTATATTATCCGTGGACGGCATGGGAGACTTTGTGAGTACGCTTGCTGCTGCTGGTGAAGGCAACCATCTAGAGTATTTCTCTCGCACTCACTATCCTCACTCTATCGGTTATCTTTACAATGCCATTACTCTCTACTTGGGCTTTCCCGCCTATGGAGATGAATATAAAGTCATGGGATTGGCACCTTACGGAGAACCAGAATATCTCGAAGCTTTCCGCAAAATTATTTATCCCAAAGATGATAGTTTTGAGTTGAACCTGGATTACTTTACTCACCATGAGCAAGGCATTGCCATGAAATGGGACGATGGAGCGCCTAGGGTTGAACCCTTCCACAGCCCAGAATTAGAAAAATTATTGGGGTCAGCACGACAACCCAACTCAGAAGTTACCCCCAAGCATCAGAACATTGCTGCTTCTGTGCAAGCGGTGACGGAAGAAATTATTTTTCATCTACTTAACCGCCTGAGCGATCGCGCTCAAAGTGAGAATCTCTGCTTGGCAGGTGGTGTAGCGATGAATTCCGTTGCCAATGGCAAGATTACCCAAAATACTCCCTTCAAAAATATTTATATTCCTGTGGGTGCGGCTGACAATGGTACCTCAATTGGAGCAGCTTTCTTTGTCTGGAATCATGTCCTCAAGCAACCACGTCAGTTTGTTTTGAACCATGCATATTGGGGTTCGGAGTTTTCTGATGAAGAATGCTTGCTATCATTGCAGTCTCACGATTTGCAACCGAAACATTTAGAGCGAGAAGCACTGCTACACCAAGTTGTTGATACCCTTTGTGAAGGTAAAGTAGTTGGTTGGTTTCAAGGCAGAATGGAATTTGCTGCTAGGGCTTTGGGCAACAGATCCCTGATTGCCGATCCGCGCCGTGTTGATATGCGGGATATTATCAACCTCAAAATTAAATTCCGAGAAAAGTTCCGTCCCTTTGCTCCTAGTATTCTGGAAGAAAAGGTAGGTGAATACTTTGAGATTGATGAACCAGCACCATTCATGGAAAAAGTCTTTAAAATTCGCCCAGAAAAAAGAGAGCAAATTCCTGCTGTCACCCATGTTGATGGTACTGGACGCTTACAAAGTGTCAGTCGTGAAACTAATCCTCTTTATTGGGACTTGATTAATACTTTTGCTCAACGCACTGGTATTCCCATTATTTTGAACACCTCCCTCAACGAAAATGAACCCATCGTGAGAACGCCAACAGAAGCCATTCAGTGCTTCTTGAGAACACACATGGATGCTTTAGTCTTGGGTTCTTATTATATAGAACGCAAGGATATCAAATCATCTTAGTAATCCGGGACGAGGCGATCGCGCGGGGCAAAA
Above is a window of Nostoc sp. UHCC 0702 DNA encoding:
- a CDS encoding glycosyltransferase, whose product is MKVLHIIPSVASVRGGPSQAALETVKALRKIGLETEIVTTNDNGNDLLDVPLGKCIEYQQVPVRFFSRFSPQVDFIREFAFSRQLTAWLWQHVSNYDLLHIHAIFSYASTAAMAIARLRGIPYIIRPLGQLCEWSLQQSAYKKQIYLNLIERANLNSSRALHLTSFQEQQEVSRLALDVPSFVLPHGLSVPSLIPNARDRLRQHLNIPADEPIILFLSRLHPKKGLDYLIHALGKLTDYRFTFVVAGSGDQEYEAEIESLAVSTGIRDRTHFVGFVAGETKNLFIQGSDLFALTSHAENFGIAVLEALAVGVPVVVTPGVALATVVGENQLGYVPELDVLAIAQAIEQHLTHPQAAKDMGDRARVMIREQYTWDKIAAKMVEIYQTIIFKS
- a CDS encoding glycosyltransferase family 2 protein translates to MLSSDITSLILTYNEAPNIRRTLQSLTWAKSIVVIDSFSTDETLEILHCYSQVQVFQRQFDSFASQCNYGLAKIASEWVLSLDADYVLTDELINEIKTLPIESDADSYSVRFKYCIFGKPLRGTLLPPRKVLYKKQKAIYKDDGHAHRVWVGGKSSMLSGYIHHDDRKPLSRWLWAQDRYMVIEAKKILETTENELSFSDRIRKQKILAPLIILVYCLILKGGILDGWHGWYYALQRVLAEILLAIRLLELEKLEQTNM
- a CDS encoding glycosyltransferase family 39 protein gives rise to the protein MNKNNWKTLSSPYMALSLCLLVSFPLFFLRGIGVFDDSVFLKIGELILNGLVPYRDVFDNKPPGIYYLGAAIAAIGNSHWLAPRIFLFVFAAVFGVWVIRYTSKYWGSLAAYLVAWIFGLSYTIAQGYSFHTDQFCAFFGFAAIAAISGERRHVKSSWLLCGISISIALLFKQVAVIYLAAIIFAQLAASLAKKLSWQSLFSRCIMLISGFAIIPGIVVAVILWNGIWQDFYDAVFISIPVAQKSINLSDTFNLWIKVPSIWLAIACFLILIIDKKLRLLLQKNDYFSELLLLIVVGVLSVLPTLSQVSNTHYTGASLVFMAIISSIILSSYFQLNKSRLNYKKSQLLFISIITSILLTYTFGIIWGGTMMISQNRLSIDLAQMHEIRSVLNLYLSSTDKILTLSDNAARIYYMSGRIPLIKYIYYYGSGWLNSKIPSLDDSAKLLASGTAPGAIIEMPLNQEQPLNNYKKYQVIEPSNSINLVQQTRTIILIRGDLYEKKL
- a CDS encoding carbamoyltransferase — encoded protein: MNILGINAYHGDASASLIQNGQLVAAVEEERFNRVKHWAGFPAESIRYCLKVGGISAADLDHVAVSFNPKANLNRKLLFTLQQRPSLSSLLDRFNKQSKSGSLQQQLADACYCQPQDIKATIHSLEHHTTHLASAFFISPFEKAAILSVDGMGDFVSTLAAAGEGNHLEYFSRTHYPHSIGYLYNAITLYLGFPAYGDEYKVMGLAPYGEPEYLEAFRKIIYPKDDSFELNLDYFTHHEQGIAMKWDDGAPRVEPFHSPELEKLLGSARQPNSEVTPKHQNIAASVQAVTEEIIFHLLNRLSDRAQSENLCLAGGVAMNSVANGKITQNTPFKNIYIPVGAADNGTSIGAAFFVWNHVLKQPRQFVLNHAYWGSEFSDEECLLSLQSHDLQPKHLEREALLHQVVDTLCEGKVVGWFQGRMEFAARALGNRSLIADPRRVDMRDIINLKIKFREKFRPFAPSILEEKVGEYFEIDEPAPFMEKVFKIRPEKREQIPAVTHVDGTGRLQSVSRETNPLYWDLINTFAQRTGIPIILNTSLNENEPIVRTPTEAIQCFLRTHMDALVLGSYYIERKDIKSS